In the genome of Chloroflexota bacterium, the window CGGCCTGCTGACCGCAGTGGCCGCCGAGCGCCTCCCGCCACGACGCCCGCGCCACAATCCGCGCGCCGTCAAGCGCAAGATGAGCAATTTCCGCCTCAAGCGCCGCCGCCGAACGGGCCAGCCCCCGCTGCCGCCCGTCGCCGCGACGACCGTCCGCATCCTCTGGCCCTAAACTTATCGGTATTGTCCTTAGCCCAGTATGGCCCGGCAAGCTTCGCAACACCAACGCTGTCAAGTACATGGCGAGCTGCGTCCGTCTGAATCGTCTCGATCGCTCCAACATCAATCCCCTTGCCGATCACCGAATCGAACACGTGCATTGCGCCAAGATCGATGTCTTTGAGGGCGCCCCGTCCCAGATCGATGAGTGCCGAGCCAGACTCGGACCTGTCCATCAATTCGGCAATCTGCCGCGTTGGCAGGGCCTTCAGCTCGTCAATAGCGTCCCGTGCTGCGTCGATGTCCCTCGGTGAGATCTTCACCTGAGCAGCGAGGCGCATGACGTGTTCGACCGTGGCTCAGCTGCACCAACTCTGGCCCCGCGGCGATCTGCTCGAAATCGCCGGCCTCGTTGCTGTCGTTGACGAGCGCAAGGGCAATGGTTGCCACACTGGAGGGACCGTACTGACGAATCTGCTCTGCAACCGCGGCGAGCGCTTGAGCCTCGGTGGGGAAGGAGGCCATCAGGTTCCCCGATTCAGTTTCCCACAACTCGTGCGCGTGCATCTTGTATGGTCCCTCGTGTGGCTACTGCGTGCCATACTCAAGCTAAGTCTACGTCGCTCACGGCATCCGTGGACATGACACAGCTGGGTAGGACATCCGGATCGCCCCAGAGCGTGTAGTGTCCTTCCTGCGCGCCTGTGCGCCCAAACGTGACGCCGGCATCCTCGGGAATCGTCATCGTCGAGATAAATGGCGTGCCCCGGTGCTCTTCGGTCCGCGCCGCGATGCTCGAACCGCCTGCACCAGTTCCTCATTGACCGAGATGCCCTCAGCCCACCGTGCCTGCTCAGGAGTCTTGACGACGAACATCTTGCCGAGCGCCTTGTAGGACAAAGCGCCTTGTAGGACAAGAAGTCATCCCGTGTCGGGGGCTTCGCCCTTACCAACCGGTAGAAGGTCCGTGGTGACGATGCCGTGCCCTCCGACATGGCTGCTCGGTCGGTTCCATCAGATGCGGGCACCCGTTGAGCGTCTGCGCTGTATGGCATCGAGCCTGCGACCCGCTTCCCGTCGCGAGTCGCCAACCTTCTTCGACGGGACGTCCTGCGGCCCGAGCAGATAGGAGTTGCTGCGCTCCGGGCAGCACAGGCCGCCCCGGCGCGTCCCTACCAGATCATCGGACTGAGGATCACGAGTTCTGCTTGGCCCCCGCTCATTCGGCTCGTACCGAAGTACGACCTGATCGACTCGGCACAGCGGGCCGCTCGGAAAGACTCCTGTGGCCCCGCCGAATCCGAAGTACCGCGGGCCTTCATTGATACAGAAACCGCCATCGTGTTCGACCGCCCCGGGATCTGCCCATGAGCGAGTGCTATCCTGACCGTGAGGTGACGATCCCAAGTCCACACCTCGCATGAAGCTCCCGGCTGCTGCCCAGGTGCTTTCACATGTCTGCGAGCATCATACCCAGCGACGCACGCTACGCAGCGAGGCTTCTCAGCTGACCCGACTGGCCGCGCCTCAAGAACTCCCGTTCGGAATCGGTACGCGACCCACATGGTCGCCGCTGATAAGCGCTTGCGGCTCGCCCTCGGCCAGGTTCTCGATCTGGCCCTGATTCGCGTTCGCCAGCCCGCCCTCGAACATCGTTCGGGTTCAAGACGACGCCTCACGCGACTACGTGCTCGCTGCGTTATCGTCAACGTCTGCGGTCCGCAGCATAAGCTGCGAGTCACCCTACTCCCCCTGAGGAGATCGCTCCAGGACAAAGTACCTGGTCACCGGCGCGGTATTCCGGCCCTCAGCGGAGATCGTGAGATCGAACGGCAATTGTTCAAGTGAGAGCCGGTAGGGAACATCCTTCACGGGCTGCCCAGTGGAGGCCGTCACCCCTGCGGGCGAGGGCCTCCGGTCCGGTCAGTAGCCGCGGCCGAAGTCCACCTGCCCGAGCAGTGGCTGGCCGGCCTCCAGCCGCCGGTAGTTCTCCAGGAAGCGGGCCGCGTTGACCGGGGCATCGTCTGGGCCGCTCATGTGCGGCGTCACGATGACGTTCTCCATCTCCCAGAACGGGCTGTCCGTCGGCAGCGGCTCCTGCTCAAAGACGTCCAGCACGGCCGCCCGCAGCCCGCCCGACTGGAGCGACGCGATCAGGTCGTCCTGCTTGACGATGGCCCCACGGCAGATGTTGACCAGCACCGCGCCCTCGGGGAGCATGGCCAGGCGGCGTGCGTCGATCATGCCGCGCGTGTCAGGTGTGAGCGGCACCACCAGCACGAGGTACTGGGCCAGCGGCAGCACCGAGTCCAGCTCGGCGATGCTCCGTACATCGTCCACGCCGTCGACGGGCGCGCCCGTCCGCGAGACGCCGTAGACGGTCAGCCCGTGCGCCTTGAGGGTCCGCGCCACCTCGCTGCCGATGCTCCCCAGCCCGACCACGACGGCAGTCGCGCCCCGCAGTTGGGGCGGCCGGAACCCCTTCCAGACCTTTGCCGCCTGCTGTCGCTCGGTGCGGCGGATGTCCAATTGCACGGCCAGCAGGTGCCCCAGCACGTACTCGGCCATCGCCACGTCGAAGACATGAACCATCCGCGTGACCGGCACGCCCTTCGGCAGCCAGTCTCGCGCCGCCATCACGTTGTCCACGCCGGCGCCGGTGGAGGAGATCCAACGCAGCTTGGGGGCATCCTTGACCAGCTCTGGCGGGAAGTACCAGGCGTACAGGAAGTCCATCTCGCGGACGAACTCGGCCACCGACGGATCGTCGACCCTGTAGTGCTTGCACTCAAGCTCGGGCGCTTCCTTCGCGAAGATCTCGATGTACTCGGGTGCGTCACTACTCACGATCAGCAGCTTGGGCAACGTGGTCTCCTCAGGGATGTGGCGTCGCTTGATGATGGACGAGGAATCGGAGCAATGTGTCATCCGGAGCAATGTGTCATCCGGAGCAATGTGTCATCCGGGGCAGTGTGTCATCCTGAGCGGAGCGAGCTTGCGAGCGGAGTCGAAGGATCTCACCCGCTGACCGACAAGTCTGTGAGATCCTTCGCTGCGCTCAGGATGACAGTTTGGACGCTCGCTCGGTGCGACAATTGACGGCGATGGTTGGCTGGAAGGTCATGAACTGCCAGCTAAAGCAGGCAGCTTGCAGGTGAAAGCATGAGCAAGCTCAGCTTCCCCCGCGATAGGGTGCATGACTGGCACCCCGTCGTCCCCGGCGATGCCAGGGGCGACACGGTACTTGGCCGCGATGTTCCTGGCAGCATTCAGGTCAGCGTGAAGCTGGAAGCCACACGCTCGACACGTGAACCAGCCACGAGAGCGGCGATTCTTACGCGCGATGTGCCCGCACGAGGAGCACATCGTCGAGGTATTCCGAGGGTCAACCCCGGACACCGTCACGCCCCGCTCTTCGGCCTTGTACTCAACGAAGGATCGGATCTGGTCGAACGACCATCCATGCACGCGCCGAGCCTGTTGGCCGTGGCGCACCGTGACGCGCTTCCGGATGTTGGTCAGGTTCTCCAGGGCAATCGTCCCGCCTGGAGGCGTCGCCTGCACGATGCGCTTGGACAGGACGTGGTCGCAGTCGCGACGGAACCGCGCTTGCGCCCGGCGAGTCATCTTCAGCCGGCGCTTGGCACTCTTGGTCCCCCGCTGCTGGAGCGCGCGGCGCTGCTGGAAGCGGCGAGCTTCACGGTTCCGCCACGCCTTCTTTCCCAGGAACAGGCCAGTGCTCGTGACGGCCGGCTGGGCTATCCCCAGGTCAACCCCGACCACAGCGTCGGTGGGGACGATCGCGGGAGCCTCAACGGTCACCACGACATGCAGCCACCACGCGCCCGCGCGGTACATCAGGTCGGCTGTAGCAACGTCACCACCAACGTAGCGGGCAGCGTAGGTGAACACGTCGAACGGGATGCGCTGCCGGCCGCTGGTGGTGGACAGGGTGGCGATGCTCGCTTGCCAATCCACCTTGACGGTATGCAGGTTGTAGCGAGGCGGGCAGGCAGCCGACTGAGGCCGGCCGGTCTTGCGCCCCTGCTTCTGGAGCGCGAGTGCCGACTTGACGGCTTCAGTCGCCTTGACTCGCGCTTGAATATGCAGATCGGAGACAAGCGATGGGTACTGCATCTTGAGTGGGCGATAGGTCGCGTGGTGCAGCGTCACCCCGTTCTTTTCGCCATGCTGCCATCCGTGAGCGGCCACGGCGTTGAACGCCAACGTGAACAGGCGCGCTGTCTCGAACAGGGCAGAAGCCTGTTCAACAGTCGGCCTGAGTCGCACGCGGATCGTTCGTTGCATACGGCAATTCTCCCAGATGCAGACCAGATTCGGTAAGAAAGGGCGGGCGCAGGGCTTGGGAGCCGGCGCGCCGCCGCGCTGTCGCATTCCCCATGCCGCCTGAAGGCGGCAGTCCCCTGCAACAGGTTTTGTGGACGGTGACCGGGGCGTCGGGTCAGGCTGACATCGGGTCAGGCTGGCGTCGGGTCAGGCTGACATCGAGTCAGGCTGGCGTCGGCGCTTCTCGCTGCTCGAACGTCTGGTGCGCCCGTTCCAGGGCTGCCGTCCGCTTCGTGCTGATCTCCGCACTGTGTTCGACCGACCGACGGTACGAGTCCTGGATGCCCACCAGCGAGCCCTGGTAGCGCGGCATCACGTACCGTGCGATCAGCTCGTAGCTCTTGAGGATCTTCTCGCGGTTGGCCCACTCGTGGGCGTTGATCAGGAGCGCCCCGAAGCCGTCTGTTGCCGCGTCGAAGCGCTCGATGGCCGCGCACAGATCGTCCGGCGAGCCGACGATCCAGCCGCCAGACTGCACCATGTGATCCACCAGCCGCTCAGGTGGGCCGTCCCAGGCGACCTTCCGCCCGAGCGCCGCCTCCCCGTACTCGTACGCCTGGTTGGCGGCCCCGCGACGGACGTCCTCGATGGCCTCCTCGCGGGTCTCGGCAATGTGGACGGGCACAACCAGCCGCCAGTCGGCCCGGTTCATAGTCTTGCCGTGCTTCGCGGCCTCGTCCTCGGCAATGGCCCACATCTTCTTGAGATCGACCTGCCCGCGCTGACCGCCGGTGACGGCCAGCGAGAGGATCGCCGCGCCGTAGCGGCCGGCCGCCAGCGGCCCAGACGGCGACTCCATGCTGGCAACGGCCAGCGGCGGGTGCGGGTTGGTGAAGGGCCGCAGGTGGAGCGTGGCATCCTTCAGGCGGAACCAGTCCGACTCGTAGGTCAGCGGCGTGGGATCCGTGAAGAGGCGCATGATGGTGGCCAGCGACTCGTCCATCATCGGGCGCTGGCGGGTCGGCTCGATGCCAAGCATGATGGCGTCGGTCACGAGCGCGCCCGGCCCCACCCCGAACAGCACCCGCCCCCGTGTCAGGTGGTCGAGCTGGACGATGCGGTTGGCGACCATCAACGGGTGATGGTACGGCAGGCTGACCACACCCGTGCCCAGCTTGATGTGCCGGGTGCGCTCGGCCGCCGTCGCGATGAACAGCTCGGGCGACGCGATGGTCTCCCAGCCGGCGCTGTGGTGCTCGCCGATCCAGGCCTCGTCGTAGCCGAGCCGGTCGAGCCACTGGATCAGCTCCAGGTTGCGCTCGAAGCCGAGGGTCGGGTTCTCGCCGACGCGGTGGAACGGCGCCAGGAAGATGCCGAAACGCATGCGCGCGGGCAGGGTCATGGGGTCGCCTCCAGAGCTCGGCGCACGCTGACGGTGACGCCGCGGGTCGCCACCTGACGCTCGGGCTGCCGGCCGGGCAGCGCCGTGTGGCTGGGCCGACATGGTACCAGCACCGACTGTGATGCGCCTTGACATATGGGCGCGACCCGTCTGCAACGTCGTCGTTACAAGCTGTGACGGAGATGTAGCATCCGCGCCCCAGGAAGCCAGCACCCTGCCTGCTACGCTCCGCGCTGCCCAACTGGGGCGAGTGGACGGATGTGAGCGCGCAAGCCGACAAGCCAAGACTGGTGAGCCGACGGCGGGCGTTGGCCACGCTTCTCGCAGCGACGCAAGTTCCCCTCCTGGCACGGCTCATGGGACATGACACGCCCGTCGCATACGCGCAAGTCGATCCGCCTCCGCCAGCCAGCGGCCCCGGCAACAACATCGTCGGGCTGAATATCGCACGCTTGCATCAGCCACGGTACATCTGGGCCGCCGCGAACGTGGCGAATGCCAACGGCGGCAGCTGGGGCTACCTGACGATCTTGCTGACCCGCGAGGACCGCGATTACGAGATGGCGGGCCACTTGTTCCAGCAGGTTCTGGACCGCTGCTACGAGAACCGCGTCCAGCCCATCGTGCGTGTCGGGACACGCTTTGACGAGGCCACCGGCGTCTGGGACCGCCCGAACGAGACGGATCCGCCCCGCTGGCGCGACCTTTTCGAGCAGGTCACGTTCCCGAACCGGACCGTCTGGATCGTGCCGGCCAACGAGCCGAACCTGGGCCGCGAGTGGGGCGGCAAGGTCGACGTGCCGAGCTACGTCACGTACCTGAACCAGTTCATGGCGGCGTTCGCGAGCTCCGACCGGTTCAAGGTCGTGAACGCGCCGTTGAACCTGTCGAACCCGCATCAGTTGCCGATCATGCAGGACGCCTTCGACTTCCTGGTCGAGATGATGGCGCTCGACGCCTCGATTTTCGAGCGGCTGCCAGCCTGGGCCACCAACTCGTACAAGGTGGACGGCTTCGGGGATGGCGTGCGGTTCACCCACCGGGGCTACGAGCTGGAGCTGGAAGTCATCGGCCGCGAGCTGCCGGTGATCGTCACCGAGACCGGCTGGATCAACCGTCGCTCAGACGAGGACATCGCGCGCTTCTACGCGCAGGCCTACAAGGACTGGCAGGCTGACCATCGCGTGATCGCCGCGACGCCGCTGATCTGGGATCCAGATGTTGACGACCACTGGATGTTCACACTGGACCCGGCCGGCAACGTGGCGACCTCGAACGGCGCGTACCAGGCGCTGCGCGGGCTGCCGCGCGCGGCCGGCAACCCGAACAACAGCGCGCCGTTCGCCAACACGCCGCGCATGTCGGCGGCAGCGGTCCGTTCCAGGCCCCTGCCGATCTTCATGCCAGACGCCGGCGCGTCATCGGGG includes:
- a CDS encoding LLM class flavin-dependent oxidoreductase, with the translated sequence MTLPARMRFGIFLAPFHRVGENPTLGFERNLELIQWLDRLGYDEAWIGEHHSAGWETIASPELFIATAAERTRHIKLGTGVVSLPYHHPLMVANRIVQLDHLTRGRVLFGVGPGALVTDAIMLGIEPTRQRPMMDESLATIMRLFTDPTPLTYESDWFRLKDATLHLRPFTNPHPPLAVASMESPSGPLAAGRYGAAILSLAVTGGQRGQVDLKKMWAIAEDEAAKHGKTMNRADWRLVVPVHIAETREEAIEDVRRGAANQAYEYGEAALGRKVAWDGPPERLVDHMVQSGGWIVGSPDDLCAAIERFDAATDGFGALLINAHEWANREKILKSYELIARYVMPRYQGSLVGIQDSYRRSVEHSAEISTKRTAALERAHQTFEQREAPTPA
- a CDS encoding transposase gives rise to the protein MQRTIRVRLRPTVEQASALFETARLFTLAFNAVAAHGWQHGEKNGVTLHHATYRPLKMQYPSLVSDLHIQARVKATEAVKSALALQKQGRKTGRPQSAACPPRYNLHTVKVDWQASIATLSTTSGRQRIPFDVFTYAARYVGGDVATADLMYRAGAWWLHVVVTVEAPAIVPTDAVVGVDLGIAQPAVTSTGLFLGKKAWRNREARRFQQRRALQQRGTKSAKRRLKMTRRAQARFRRDCDHVLSKRIVQATPPGGTIALENLTNIRKRVTVRHGQQARRVHGWSFDQIRSFVEYKAEERGVTVSGVDPRNTSTMCSSCGHIARKNRRSRGWFTCRACGFQLHADLNAARNIAAKYRVAPGIAGDDGVPVMHPIAGEAELAHAFTCKLPALAGSS
- a CDS encoding D-2-hydroxyacid dehydrogenase; amino-acid sequence: MPKLLIVSSDAPEYIEIFAKEAPELECKHYRVDDPSVAEFVREMDFLYAWYFPPELVKDAPKLRWISSTGAGVDNVMAARDWLPKGVPVTRMVHVFDVAMAEYVLGHLLAVQLDIRRTERQQAAKVWKGFRPPQLRGATAVVVGLGSIGSEVARTLKAHGLTVYGVSRTGAPVDGVDDVRSIAELDSVLPLAQYLVLVVPLTPDTRGMIDARRLAMLPEGAVLVNICRGAIVKQDDLIASLQSGGLRAAVLDVFEQEPLPTDSPFWEMENVIVTPHMSGPDDAPVNAARFLENYRRLEAGQPLLGQVDFGRGY